The Caldisericum sp. DNA window TAGTTTCTTTAAATGTAAGATTTTAGTATCTTACAAGCAACCCCAAAAATCCCTCAATCCAAAATAGTTTCTTTGTTTTCGAAATTAAACAGAATATACGCTCAGCACGCTCTTAAGGAATCTTCTTGCTCTTTCAGTTTGAGGATTTTCAAAAAATTCAGTTGGGTGCCCTTCTTCAACTATTCGTCCATCTGCCATAAAAACAACTCTGTCTGCAACCTCTTTTGCAAAACTGATTTCGTGGGTAACAACAACCATAGTCATTCCGTTTTCTGCAATCTCTTTCATAACATCCAGTACTTCCTGTATCATTTCGATGTCAAGCGCAGAGGTTGGTTCATCGAAGAGCATCAATTTTGGCTGCATCGCAAGTGCCCTTGCTATTGCAACGCGCTGTTTTTCTCCACCTGAAAGTTCCTTTGGATAGTGGTTGAGCCTATGACCAAGCCCAACTTTTTTAAGATAATCTATAGCGATGTCTCTTGCAAGATTCTTATCCATCTTCTTTACTACAACCGGCCCAAGCATAACATTTTGAAGGGCAGTAAGGTGCGGGAAGAGGTTAAAGTGCTGGAAAACCATTCCTATTTCCTCTCTCAGTTTGTTTAAGTTCGTCTTTTGGGTAATAAGGGTTCCTTCATAGTAGATTTCGCCAGAAGAAGGCAGTTCGAGTGCGTTAAGGCATCTTAGGAATGTGCTTTTGCCTGCTCCTGAGGGCCCTACAATTACGACCTTTTCACCTTTTCTCACTTCGAAATTCACATTCTCAAAAACCTTTACATTTCCAAATCTCTTTGTCAAATTTACCGTCTTAATCACCTTTCACAAACCTCCTTTCGAGATTTTGAGATAATCTTGTTAAAGGAATAGTTAACAAGAGATAAATTATTCCTGCTGCAAGATATGGTGTAAGCACATTTGCAGTTGCTGCAGAAATTTGTTTTGACTTGTATGTTAGTTCTGCAATGCCAGTAATCATAACAAGCGAAGTATCTTTTAATAGAGCTACTATTTCATTTGTGATTGGTGGAATAACCCTTCTTATTGTTTGAGGAAGAATCACATATTTCATAGTTTGATAATAATTCATACCGAGGGAGTTTGCCGCTTCAAACTGCCCAAAAGAAATAGATTCAATTCCAGCTCTGAATATTTCGGATATGTAGGCAGCCGAATTAAAGGAAAGAGCAACTACACCTGAAGTGAACGCATCGA harbors:
- a CDS encoding amino acid ABC transporter ATP-binding protein, translated to MIKTVNLTKRFGNVKVFENVNFEVRKGEKVVIVGPSGAGKSTFLRCLNALELPSSGEIYYEGTLITQKTNLNKLREEIGMVFQHFNLFPHLTALQNVMLGPVVVKKMDKNLARDIAIDYLKKVGLGHRLNHYPKELSGGEKQRVAIARALAMQPKLMLFDEPTSALDIEMIQEVLDVMKEIAENGMTMVVVTHEISFAKEVADRVVFMADGRIVEEGHPTEFFENPQTERARRFLKSVLSVYSV
- a CDS encoding amino acid ABC transporter permease, producing MQFRFDLFIQTLPFLLEGLKTTIGLTLLAMVFGIVFGLIVALFRISKSPLLRGLSSIYVDVLRGTPLLLQILVVYYVFPGFGLKLDAFTSGVVALSFNSAAYISEIFRAGIESISFGQFEAANSLGMNYYQTMKYVILPQTIRRVIPPITNEIVALLKDTSLVMITGIAELTYKSKQISAATANVLTPYLAAGIIYLLLTIPLTRLSQNLERRFVKGD